From the genome of Sylvia atricapilla isolate bSylAtr1 chromosome 19, bSylAtr1.pri, whole genome shotgun sequence:
CCACTGCTGCTCATGGCTGGTGTCCTTATGCTTTTCTGCTCAGCCCTTGCCATGACTTTGGCCACATGTCACGCTGGCAGCAACAAAAGAACCCTCAGGTAAATAGAGGAAGTAGAACACCCCTCACTGACGGGACCCTCAGAACTCAGAGCAAACTGCAGCTCACACCTCACAAACAGGCAGAAAAGAGACCAGGTCTTTTCCCAACCCAAATcccaagggcagctgcagcccaggcccCCAGGGAGCCCCATCTGTCTCAAGCTCAGACCCAGCCTCACCTATCTGGTGTGGAGAGTAGGTGAGGCATCCTGTGGTGAAGATCAAGTACTTTGTCTTGCTGTTGCTGTCTGTGGGGAGCAGGTTTGGCTCAGGTGGTTTAGTTCTGTTGCGCACAAACAGCTCAGCCACCTTTGTCTCCAGCTCCGTCTCGGTCATGGCAGGCCTCACGCGGCCCTCCATGATATCatcaaagagctgctgcagcccatgCTCTGCTGGCACACCCCCGGCATCCGGCAATTCCTGTACGGCTGGCTCCGGAGGCAGCTTGGGCTTGGCCTCTTCTTCCTCGCTGTCACTGCCGAGATCAAAgactgggcaggaggaggaagcagccaGCTGCTCCTCGTAGTCCAGGAGCAGATCCGGGGAATCGTACCGGCTGCAGTCAGCCACCATCACAGTCCGGATGGTGCTAGCATTCAGGTTCTGGATTTTGAACAGTCTCTTCACTACATTCACATTCTCAGACTCAATGCCCTGcaagcagagaggagaggtgAGCAGGAACCACCCAACATCACTCCTACAGTTCAAGACAAGACCTGAGCTAGTGCAGGGACACCGGCCCACACAGATCCCTCCACAGTATGTGTGGAGCACTGACACAAGAACGGACCCCAGGcttgccagctctgctgagctccttCCTATCCTGGATGGAGACAGAACAAGAGAAAACGTtcctgcaggcaggcagcagtgcagtgaggaagcacaacagcagctgggaagccCTGCTGCCACCTTACCCTGAGGTCATCAGCTGGTGCTACCTGGTATTTTACAGTGCAGGGCAAAGAGCTGGActtgatccttgtgggtcccttccacctCAGGATACTCCACATTCTATGATCGACAAGGATTTCAGGAACAGGCCTCTATGATAAGCAGGAAGTGGGATCCCTCtggcccacagcagcagtgacagagaatccctgtgctcctggagtGTGCTTGTACCCCTCAGCAGGGGCAGTTTGGTATCTGCTCCAGACACACAGAGCAGGTCCCTCTCCATCTCACtgttcccagcctgcagctgtaCTCCCAcacccctgctgtgggcaaggTCCTTCCTATCCTCTCAGGGATGATGGAAGGGGTAATGCTGGGGAATTGCCTCAGTGTAGCACAGAGATGTGGCTGTGGGAAGGTCTCTGCTACCAGAGGATTTTACCTGGGGTCAGCATCTTGTTAAAATCACAAAACATGGGGATGTGCATGTGTGACTGAAACAGAGGCAAAACATGGGGAACACAACTGAGCAGCCCAAGTGCCAGGGAGTGAATGAGCAGTCTGAGGCCAGCACACTTGGCTCTCCAAGTCTCACCACGGAATCAGAGACAGCAGCTGGCCCAAGAAACCTCAGcaaggccaggcagggctgagcccagcctccagctcccagggacaCCCTGAGCTACCAAGTAGGAGAAGGGCCATTGCTGGGACACATGCCAGGCTACAGCAGTCCCAGGGCCAGCTTCAGACAATCAAGGATTGCAGAAACCCTGTTGTTGGGCAATGCATGCTGTGGagcactgcagccagctccTCAGCCTAATTAATGTGGCAAAAGTTAATGAGATCTGAGGGCAGAGTTAGAATATTGTAGGGAGTACCACAACACTGAGCGTGGAGAAACCTCTCGCAAGGGTTGCCTCGAGCACAGGATCCTGAGGGCAAGTCAGAGGAGACAAACAGGGAGGACAGGAGGACTGAGGAACCCTTCCCTACAGCTTTCCCTcccccaggagccagcaggaaGCTGCACTGCCTGTGAAGCTGGAAGGAAGGCAGCTCACCTGGAAAGCATTGTTcagccacagcactgagcaggagGTTATGCGCCCAATCCGATGCAGATTGCCTGATATCAAGTTGGTTTCGTTCAGCCAGCAGCCAAACACATCATAGGGCTTATTCCTCACCCTGGAAAGCAGCGTGAAGTTTTCTAGAAGGCAAACATGAGGCAGTGATTTCCTTCAAGAGCCCTGGAGAAACTATGTGGGACAGGGGAAGTGGATCCAGGTCTCTGTAGGAGAGGCCAACCCCCACCCAGCTCCCAGACACTGCTACAGAGACAGAttctcttctctgcagagaTGTGTGATGATACCTTGCACAAAGGAAACCAAAATAACAGGGCAgtgcacagagccagagcacaGAGCAATCCAACCTCCCACCCTTTCCCTGAGCGGGGCCCAGAGCAGGCCCTGGGGACAAGAACGAGTTACACACAAACAGAATCTCCCTCCCACCCCTGGGGCTTGGGGCCTCTCCAGCCAAGGCAGGTGTGCACTCCTGATTCCTGCTGCACTCCTGATTGCTGGTCCTGTGGGACTCTGCACAAAGATGGTGAGATAGCACAGTGGGGATAAGCCTCatacacagagctgcagcagaagtgAAGGAGGCTCAGGTGACAACACCTCAGAAAGCCCTGTGACACCTAAGGGTGAGACTAGGGCCACAAAGGTGATCTAAAGGCTAGATCCAGCCACTCTCCTCTGGAGAtgggctgagagagctggatgtgtccagcctggagaagagaaggctctgggaagatcttagagccccttccagtgaCTAAAGGGGCTCCATGACAGCTGGAGAAGAAcctgggacaagggatggagggacagaacaagggggaatggcttctcactgccagagggcagggatagatgggatagtgggaagaaattgttccctgtgacaCTGGGGAGGCCCTgtcacaggctgcccagagaagctctggcggcccctggatccctggaagcatCCCAGGCCAGCCTGGATGAggcctggagcaacctggaagagtggaaggtgtccctgatcATGGCaggagttggaatgagatgagctttaaggtctctttcaacccaaaccattctgggttTCTGAAGCTCTGTGGCAAGCACCACATACACCAGAGGCAGGGGATTCAAGATGAGTGATGTGGATAACCCTTGCCCAGACTGGCACTTAGAAGTGAGGCTAAATACATGACACACAGCCTTGAGGTGCTGCTGTAGTGACCCAAACAGAGTTAAGGCTGTCTGTGATGTTTCCCCTCTAGAACTGCCATTGGAACCCCTTATCTCAGTAGTCAGAACGAGCTGAGGCAAGGCTACTGCAAATCCAAAGAAAGGAACCCCCTCAGCCAGCACTGATATGCCTCAGGGAGGCCTCACTTACCCATGCTGATCACAGCAATCTCCCCCGAGGAGGAGTTGTGAGGCCCCACAAAGACACCGGACACCAGCAGGAGGGAGTCATCAGAATTGAACTGGGAGAACTGGGTGTAGCTCCAGTTGTATGGCCTCAtgttggagctgtgctgcagggagatgtCCAGCTCGTTGCTCCAGATCTACAGAGAGATGGACAGTCAGGAAGCTGCCGAGACGCCTGAGAGTGGTTCTGCTTTATCTGTTCTGCCAGTACTCACCAagacatgaaaaacaaacagtatCAAAAACCCCATTTAACTGCCTCCCACTCACCACAGCCCTGTCCATTCCCCTGACAGAAAATGGAGAGGGGCTAAATAGAGAACTGCTGGTCCACTGGCCAGAGGAGAGGGTGTTCAGGCAGTGAATGGTGCAGGGCTTCTAGCATGTTCAGACAGATTCCTCCCAGGACAACCACCCAGGCAAGACGTGATCCACTGCAGTGGATCATTATCTCCCCAATCTTCCTCAGACCCAGGGCACAACAGGGCACTGATCTGCACCTAGAAAGCAAAGCACCTCGGCCACCTCCACACACACTGAGGCTGGAGGTGGAATCAAGAGCCCTCAAGGCTACATTTGCAAGAGTCATTAGTTCTATGGCTTAGAAGACAGCTCAGCCTCAGGAACCAGCTCAAGTCCAGGGACATCTGGTCAAACCTCTCCACAGACCTTCCAAAGGCTGCTCTCAGGACTAAGCCCCACTGGACCAAGGCTgcaagggctgggcagggcacctACCACTTTACCTTGACCGTGCAGTCTTTGGAGCATGATGCGAACAGGCAGCCAGAGTGGGAGAAGCTCAGGTGCAAAACTTGGTCATTATGCTCCTTCAGGGCCTGCACCTCCACACAAGGGATGGTGTCGTAGAGCCTCTGGAACTCATCGTACCAGGAgacagcacctgcagcacagagcagggacacgggACAGGAGTGTGAGTGGAGGGAAGAAGAGCTGAGTTAAGCATGGCATCAGGCTGTAACAACACAATCCTGGCTCCTGTGAGCCAAggccaggagctctgctgggacaccaactcagggctgcagctcagctaCCAGCCCTCAGCATTTTCCTCAGCAGCTTACCTACtcccacacaaaaaaacccctttcttccagtacacacacagctctgcctcccaaaCCAGCACAACCCCCGCTGGAACAGCCTAGGCAGAGGTGCTGGCTGTCAGACCAAAACCTTGCTCAGGACAAAACAGTCCTGAGAAGGAACACAAGCTCCTGCACAACCAAATCAACCAGGTGGGACAAGAGGGAAGCTGGGAAGCTGCTCCTCACTGTACCCAGCTCTGCGCTGATTCTTTGTCTTGCCTAACACAGAATTAAGATGGTTCCAGAAAGGGTCTGGGACCTGGAAAAAACCATCTCCACGAGGtaagaaacttgaaaaaatgagagagaagaaCAGAAGCTGGGCAGACTCACGGGAGTCTTACTGATGgacaataaaatacaaatcaaGAAGATATTTAATGAAGGGCCCAGCCAGGCAGCCTGCAGACTTCTTGTAGCAGCAAATCCCAAAGAAGCAAAGCGGATTAGACATGTATATGGATAAGGGCCAACTTTCCTAGTGACACTAAACAGGACTGAAGGATTTTTTGGAATacactgcagcccaggaggcacctgctcctgcagacagggaccagctcactgccagcacatcccactgctgctcaaGGCTGGGCACTTCACCCCCCTCTGAACGCCCTGGTCCCAGCCTATCCAGCTGGGAAATGCCTCAGCAGGCCCCATTTGGCCAAGCAAACCCAACATTTCACCTTACAGACCCAGTGGATACCAGTCCTCTAACcatggggctgcccagggcaacCAGGCTGGCAGAAGTATTCCCCAAACtcatgctccagccccttcccacacctgccagctgtccctgtcctgctgccttgtGCACGgtgcccacagctccagcagccagagaggTGCCTGAATATGTTACTGAGCTACACCAACTGCTTGATCCTAATTAGTGCTCAAGAACAAGGCTGGCAAGCTGACTAAGCAGCTCCAGGAGGCTAGGAGGGAATGAGCCTGGTCAAAAGGCTTTGGAAAAACCCTAGAGAGAACATCTTCAGCCCCATGGAGCTCACAAGGTCTGCAAGAGCAAAGTTACACAGCCTAGAAGAATCCCATCGACATCCACCTCCTCCCAGAGCCTATCTGCAGTGGTGCTCCTGCTCTAAGGAGATCACCTCCCACTGCCTGGGACTTGGCATTTCTTCCTGCCCTTCTGTAGCCACTGCAACTCAGAACCCAGGATCCAATTccctcagccacagctgctggccCCCTGTACAGCCCTCCCATGCCCTGCAACACACTGGGAATGGGCTGCTTGGAGAGAAACCCCCTGGGCAGCAaagggctcctgctgccaggtcCCAGCTAGTGTGAGAGAGCTGGGTCATCCTTCCAGACTGCACCAAACTGCTTCCAGCACTGGATgctcagcagggagcagagctgtgatcaCACGACTGCCATCCCCAAGCCTTTTGACAGCTTGgccagggacagccctgctAGGCCCTGTCAGTTCCTGCTGTTAGCCcagatcaagtccaacctgccctggtgctgtggggcagctgctgACTCAGCACAtgtccccagtgctgtcacaggGCCACCCATCCCCCAGACAGGCACAgatgtccctgcacagcccgGCCCCTGAGACCCTGGGAGCAGCCAACGCTGCTTGTGGCAGTGCCTGGTCCAGCTGGAGaaaggacagagctgcagcagaggggctgccaAGTCCCAGAAAGGCCAAGCCAGCAGTGATTACACAGATCCCATGCAGGCTGGGATGCAGCAGCGTGTGGTGATTCACTGCAACTACCAGGCTCTTCCTGGAGAGCAGATACAGAGAGCACCTGCCTAGAGAGCTCAGAAACCtcctttctgtgaaaagaaagaagaggcaaAGCATTTCCAGCCCTTTGACCCCCGTTTCTGAAGGGTCTGGGCAGACTCAGCGACTTTCCCGTGCACATCTCAGCCCATTACGCTATGACACAGCTGAGGCGACGCCGTTCGGGGGCTCCACCGCCCCGACAGCGGCGGGCAGAGGGCAGAGCGAGGGCAGCACCGTCTCCGTCCCGGGCTCATGGCAGATGCCGCCCCCCTGGATCAGCCCCGCGCCCCGGAGCGCACCTGGGTGCCGCGGCACATCCCGGGACACGCGGTAGTAGCGGTAGAAAAGCTCCTTCCACAGGAATTCGTCGCGGGCCACGGCGCGCCACTGCTGGCAGACGAGCCCCACCGAGAGCACGTCGGCGTGGTCCAGGTACAGAAAAATCTCGAACAGGACGGTGTCTGGGAGCCGAGGGCAGCCCGTGTCCATCGTGTCATTCTGCCGCCGCGCCTGGAACCGAGCGGGGTGCTGGTGTCAGGCCCGGAGTGGGCACCCGCACCCGCCCAGGGCCCGCGGCCCCCCCGAGCCTTGCCCACTGCTCCCTTCGTGACGTGCCCGGTGCCCTGGTGCTCCCCGTGGTCAGTGCCCCCCCGTGCCGTGCCCGGTTGCCCCGGCGTCCCCCATGGCCGGTGTTCCCCCCGTGCCGTGCCTGGCgcccccgctgtccccccgcTGGCCCCCCGCACCTCggcggccccgctgcccccgccccgccgcgccaCTTCCGGCCGGCGCTCCCGGCGCTCCCCGCCGCCCAATCACCGGGCGCGTAGGCCGCAGCCCCGACGGCTCGAGCACAGAGCTGCCCGCAGTGTGCCAGGCGCAGCGAGCCGAGCGCGGCGCGATCGCTCACGAGTGCTCCCGCAGTGGCGCGCTGCCacgccccgccccgctccgACCGCGCCCGTCACAGACCACACCCCCTTGACCACGCCCTATAGGACAGGTTACGCCCCTGTTAGGCCACGCCCTGTCCCGAGCAGGCCTCGCCCGGCTGGACCCCTTCGCCCCGCCTCAAGCCCCGGCCCTATCCATGCCCGCTCCAtgggctccagccccgctcACCGGGCTCCAGCCCGGCCGGGCGCTGACCCTGCCGCTGGCCCCGTCCAGACGCCACGAGGTCTCCTGGCCGTGCCCCCCTGGCCCCGCCGCTTCCCGGCAGCACCGGCCTCGCACACTGACACATGGCGGCCCTGCAGACCCTCCTGCTCCTCGGGCTGCTCCTCACGGCGCGGGGGCAGAGGGCGGCGCGGAGACGGCAGCCGCCCCCTCCCCAGAGCGCGCTGGACAAGGTGGTGGCTCAGGAGGGGCTCAGCCTCGACGAGGTGAGGGGTTGGGCTGAGGGGTCTGTGGGTATCCGCTGGCCCCGCACTTgggtgggctgcagggagccgTGCTGGCTCGTGTTCCGAGTGCCCCCGGTATGACCCCCAGACCCGGCTTTGCAGCCCGTCCTTCTGTATCCCCGTCCAGCGCTGACCCCCTGTGCCCTTCCCCCTCACGCCCACCCCTGCAGCCCGTCCCGTGTCCCCACACTCAGCTGACCCCCGCTGTCCTCCCCACACTCAGcctcccagcccatccccaggCCCGAGCCCCTCGCTGccccccacacacagcccagctcagccccagagctgcccgCAGAGCAGGTGTCGGGGTCCGGGCCTCACAGGGACCCCCGTCCTCACCATCTGGGGCTGCcgcagggctgctgcagccaccctCTGGGGCCTGGGTTGAGCTCGGGGCTCTGCcggtggggctgagctggggctgcagcatAAAGTGATGTCCAGCACACACCCAGTGTGGCATTGGGGTGCCCACAGTGCTGTGGGCAGCGTGAGCCAGGGACAGGTGCCTTGGACATCCCCTGCAcacccccagcctgtccccatgTCAGGCTCTTTCTGCCCTGCCATCCCACCTGCCAGCACCTGAGGGGCAGTTGTGCCCTGTGGGCACCACAAGGGacaggctgtgggcagaggtGCCAGGTGAGGGGAAGGAGGGTGCTCAGGGTGGTTGAGTGGTGGCACCCAGGCTGGTGGCCCTGTAGATGgtgccacccctgtgccatGCAGCTCGCAGGGAATTGGTTCCTGGTTGGCATGGCCTCCCGCTGCAGCTacctggcagagcacagccaccagcTGGAGGCTACGATGGTGACAATGACTATCCTGGATGGAGAGAGCCTGGCCATCAGCACCTTCAGGAAACTGTGAGTGATATTGGGCACAggggccatgggcagggatagggatgctgcaggcaggTCAGAACAAGACTGGTGCCCTGGGATGGGGACTCTGAAAGCAGGTCAGAGCACTACCACTGCCCTGGCCGCAGGCTCCAAAGAGGACAGAGCCGCCCTAGGACCAAGTGTGCATGGGATACTCTCCAGAGAGTTTTGTAGTAGAAGCCCTTGGCCACAATGAGTGCTCTGGCCATGATGGGCACCCTGCCACCTGCATGATCACTAGCCcaagctg
Proteins encoded in this window:
- the FBXW5 gene encoding F-box/WD repeat-containing protein 5 isoform X1, whose amino-acid sequence is MDTGCPRLPDTVLFEIFLYLDHADVLSVGLVCQQWRAVARDEFLWKELFYRYYRVSRDVPRHPGAVSWYDEFQRLYDTIPCVEVQALKEHNDQVLHLSFSHSGCLFASCSKDCTVKIWSNELDISLQHSSNMRPYNWSYTQFSQFNSDDSLLLVSGVFVGPHNSSSGEIAVISMENFTLLSRVRNKPYDVFGCWLNETNLISGNLHRIGRITSCSVLWLNNAFQGIESENVNVVKRLFKIQNLNASTIRTVMVADCSRYDSPDLLLDYEEQLAASSSCPVFDLGSDSEEEEAKPKLPPEPAVQELPDAGGVPAEHGLQQLFDDIMEGRVRPAMTETELETKVAELFVRNRTKPPEPNLLPTDSNSKTKYLIFTTGCLTYSPHQIGIKRILPHQMTTAGPVLGEERRSDEFFDSLDHVIDIHGHIIGMGLSPDHRLHFSELGCRLHPCRSRGLCEPWCSAGNPSLPSPRYLYVNSRAWPRDCVISDPMQPPPIAEEIDLHVFDLKTMKEVKRALRAHRAYTPNEECFFIFLDVSRDFVASGAEDRHGYIWDRHYNICLAKLQHDNVVNSVAFSPVEQELLLTASDDTTIKVWRSPRAVRIRQARRPRPRKLLFSWLMNQKS
- the FBXW5 gene encoding F-box/WD repeat-containing protein 5 isoform X2, coding for MDTGCPRLPDTVLFEIFLYLDHADVLSVGLVCQQWRAVARDEFLWKELFYRYYRVSRDVPRHPGAVSWYDEFQRLYDTIPCVEVQALKEHNDQVLHLSFSHSGCLFASCSKDCTVKIWSNELDISLQHSSNMRPYNWSYTQFSQFNSDDSLLLVSGVFVGPHNSSSGEIAVISMENFTLLSRVRNKPYDVFGCWLNETNLISGNLHRIGRITSCSVLWLNNAFQGIESENVNVVKRLFKIQNLNASTIRTVMVADCSRYDSPDLLLDYEEQLAASSSCPVFDLGSDSEEEEAKPKLPPEPAVQELPDAGGVPAEHGLQQLFDDIMEGRVRPAMTETELETKVAELFVRNRTKPPEPNLLPTDSNSKTKYLIFTTGCLTYSPHQIGIKRILPHQMTTAGPVLGEERRSDEFFDSLDHVIDIHGHIIGMGLSPDHRYLYVNSRAWPRDCVISDPMQPPPIAEEIDLHVFDLKTMKEVKRALRAHRAYTPNEECFFIFLDVSRDFVASGAEDRHGYIWDRHYNICLAKLQHDNVVNSVAFSPVEQELLLTASDDTTIKVWRSPRAVRIRQARRPRPRKLLFSWLMNQKS
- the FBXW5 gene encoding F-box/WD repeat-containing protein 5 isoform X3; translated protein: MLQRLHGQGKVIWSNELDISLQHSSNMRPYNWSYTQFSQFNSDDSLLLVSGVFVGPHNSSSGEIAVISMENFTLLSRVRNKPYDVFGCWLNETNLISGNLHRIGRITSCSVLWLNNAFQGIESENVNVVKRLFKIQNLNASTIRTVMVADCSRYDSPDLLLDYEEQLAASSSCPVFDLGSDSEEEEAKPKLPPEPAVQELPDAGGVPAEHGLQQLFDDIMEGRVRPAMTETELETKVAELFVRNRTKPPEPNLLPTDSNSKTKYLIFTTGCLTYSPHQIGIKRILPHQMTTAGPVLGEERRSDEFFDSLDHVIDIHGHIIGMGLSPDHRLHFSELGCRLHPCRSRGLCEPWCSAGNPSLPSPRYLYVNSRAWPRDCVISDPMQPPPIAEEIDLHVFDLKTMKEVKRALRAHRAYTPNEECFFIFLDVSRDFVASGAEDRHGYIWDRHYNICLAKLQHDNVVNSVAFSPVEQELLLTASDDTTIKVWRSPRAVRIRQARRPRPRKLLFSWLMNQKS